One stretch of Bacteroidota bacterium DNA includes these proteins:
- a CDS encoding GNAT family protein — protein MIIAERLHLREVTYQDLSFIHELNSIPEVDQYNTLGIPETITVTEQYTNEIILAQKVKPRVRYIYIMEDNTNQQALGMIGLTMGKPHYRNAEVWYKINPAFWNKGYASEALMAILDFGFNTLNLHRIEAGCAVENIASVKVLKKAGFTKEAHTRKLLPIRGQWHDNFGFAILEEDFLKQ, from the coding sequence ATGATTATTGCTGAAAGACTTCATTTACGGGAAGTTACCTACCAAGATTTATCCTTTATTCATGAACTGAATTCTATACCCGAGGTTGACCAATACAATACGCTTGGTATTCCTGAAACAATAACTGTAACGGAACAATATACTAATGAAATTATACTGGCACAAAAGGTTAAGCCACGTGTGAGGTATATCTACATCATGGAAGATAATACCAATCAACAGGCATTGGGTATGATTGGGCTAACGATGGGAAAACCTCATTACAGAAATGCGGAAGTATGGTATAAAATAAATCCTGCATTTTGGAACAAGGGATATGCAAGTGAGGCTTTAATGGCCATACTTGATTTTGGTTTCAATACGCTGAATTTGCATAGAATTGAAGCCGGTTGTGCTGTTGAAAATATTGCTTCGGTTAAAGTTCTGAAAAAAGCCGGATTTACCAAGGAAGCGCATACCAGAAAATTGTTACCTATCAGGGGGCAATGGCATGATAACTTTGGATTTGCTATTTTAGAAGAAGATTTTTTAAAACAATAA
- a CDS encoding GNAT family N-acetyltransferase, with amino-acid sequence MKVLNNYLLTGEESERLTYRLLDTNDMQEWLKFCAYPDSLKYIFDPKDLDKTPEEKCKLWFDKVFWRYENNKGGMNALIDKETGLLVGQCGLLIQVVDGIEELEIGYSLMPAFRGKGYASEAAQKCKDFAFKNNFRDSLISIINEGNTSSENVALKNGMHIDKNTLFSETRVNIFRIHKP; translated from the coding sequence ATGAAAGTATTGAACAATTACTTATTGACAGGGGAAGAATCAGAACGTTTAACATACCGTCTTTTAGATACAAATGACATGCAGGAATGGCTGAAATTTTGTGCCTATCCTGACTCGTTGAAATATATTTTTGACCCAAAAGACTTGGATAAAACACCGGAAGAAAAATGCAAGCTTTGGTTTGATAAAGTATTTTGGCGCTATGAAAACAACAAGGGTGGCATGAATGCTTTAATTGATAAAGAAACCGGTTTATTGGTTGGTCAATGCGGTTTGTTAATACAGGTAGTTGACGGTATTGAAGAACTAGAGATTGGTTATTCACTTATGCCTGCCTTTAGAGGCAAAGGTTATGCCTCGGAGGCTGCACAAAAATGTAAAGACTTTGCTTTTAAAAATAATTTCAGGGATTCACTTATTTCTATTATTAATGAAGGCAATACATCATCGGAAAATGTGGCTTTGAAAAACGGTATGCATATAGATAAAAATACGTTGTTCAGTGAAACAAGGGTAAACATTTTCAGAATACACAAACCTTAA
- the metG gene encoding methionine--tRNA ligase: MNTEPKRYLITAALPYANGPVHIGHLAGCYLPADIYVRYLKAQGKEVLFICGSDEHGVPITIKAKKEGITPQQVVDKYDGIMKNAFQDFGIDFSYYGRTSSKTHHDTAQAFFKTLYDKGVFKEEVTQQYYDEEAKQFLADRYITGTCPRCGNTNAYGDQCEKCGTTLSPTDLINPKSALSGATPVLKETKNWFLPMGDIQQSEAFQDYIKRFDGWKSNIKGQCQSWLTEGLQPRAMTRDLDWGVPVPVPNAEGKVLYVWFDAPIGYISATKEYLAKPSSIDHGPWTDWWQNDETALIHFIGKDNIVFHAIIFPMMLMTHGQYILPTNVPANEFLNLEGDKISTSRNWAVWLHEYLIDFPNRQDELRYVLTSIAPETKDSEFTWKDYQTRINSELVSIFGNFVNRVLVLSDKFYAGKIPNVTTVLTDEKLLNSRQVCLDGIAQSLHAMREDLDAVKLRDAQAEFINVARAGNKYLADTEPWKLIKTDEESVKQIMFDALQICAKLEIAATPFLPHTAYKLKTMLNAPDLHWSSLFNENILMENHQLGKAEILYKQVEDEEIQKQLTRLENIKKANSEQPATTQTLAEVKPDITYEDFEKLDLRVGKVLEAEKVPKADKLLKLTVDLGFEKRTILSGIAEYYSPEELIGKLVTVVANLAPRKIRGIESQGMLLMAGNDFGKLYSVGPDKDIEAGSVVK; this comes from the coding sequence ATGAATACTGAACCAAAAAGATATTTAATAACAGCGGCTTTGCCTTATGCAAACGGACCTGTTCATATTGGCCACTTAGCGGGCTGTTACTTACCTGCCGATATTTATGTACGTTACTTAAAAGCACAGGGCAAAGAAGTGCTTTTTATTTGTGGTAGTGATGAGCATGGTGTGCCTATTACTATTAAAGCAAAAAAGGAAGGCATTACCCCACAACAGGTGGTTGACAAATATGATGGCATTATGAAAAATGCTTTCCAGGATTTTGGTATTGACTTTTCGTATTACGGACGTACTTCATCAAAAACACACCACGACACTGCACAAGCATTTTTCAAAACCTTGTATGATAAAGGGGTATTTAAGGAAGAGGTTACCCAACAATATTACGATGAAGAAGCTAAGCAATTTTTAGCTGACAGATATATTACCGGCACTTGCCCTCGTTGCGGCAATACCAATGCGTATGGCGACCAATGTGAGAAATGCGGAACTACATTAAGCCCTACTGATTTAATCAATCCTAAATCGGCTTTAAGTGGAGCAACACCTGTATTAAAAGAAACCAAAAATTGGTTTTTACCAATGGGCGATATTCAGCAAAGTGAAGCCTTTCAAGATTATATAAAACGTTTTGACGGCTGGAAAAGCAATATTAAAGGCCAATGCCAAAGCTGGTTAACGGAAGGGTTACAACCACGTGCCATGACACGCGATCTGGATTGGGGTGTACCTGTTCCTGTCCCCAATGCGGAAGGAAAAGTATTGTATGTGTGGTTTGATGCGCCAATTGGGTATATAAGTGCTACGAAAGAGTACTTAGCCAAGCCATCGTCTATAGACCATGGACCATGGACTGACTGGTGGCAAAACGATGAAACTGCGCTGATTCATTTTATAGGAAAAGATAATATTGTGTTTCACGCTATTATTTTCCCGATGATGTTAATGACGCACGGACAGTATATTTTACCTACTAATGTGCCCGCTAATGAGTTTTTAAATTTAGAAGGCGATAAAATTTCCACCAGTCGTAACTGGGCAGTTTGGCTACATGAGTATTTAATTGATTTCCCTAACCGACAAGATGAATTGCGTTATGTGTTAACCAGCATTGCACCTGAAACCAAGGACAGTGAATTTACGTGGAAAGATTACCAAACACGTATAAACAGTGAGCTGGTAAGTATTTTCGGAAACTTTGTAAACCGTGTATTGGTATTAAGCGATAAGTTTTATGCCGGCAAAATCCCTAATGTAACCACCGTTTTAACGGATGAAAAATTACTAAACTCAAGACAAGTTTGTCTGGATGGTATAGCACAAAGTTTACATGCTATGCGTGAAGATTTAGATGCGGTAAAATTACGTGATGCACAAGCTGAGTTTATTAATGTAGCAAGAGCCGGAAATAAATATTTAGCCGATACTGAACCTTGGAAACTAATTAAAACAGACGAAGAAAGTGTTAAACAAATTATGTTTGATGCTTTACAAATTTGTGCCAAGTTAGAGATAGCAGCAACACCTTTTTTACCGCATACGGCTTATAAATTAAAGACTATGTTAAATGCTCCTGATTTACATTGGAGCTCATTATTCAATGAAAACATTTTAATGGAAAATCACCAGTTGGGCAAGGCGGAGATTTTATATAAACAAGTGGAAGACGAGGAAATTCAAAAACAGTTAACCCGTTTGGAAAATATAAAAAAGGCTAATAGCGAACAACCTGCCACTACGCAAACTTTAGCTGAAGTAAAGCCTGATATTACTTACGAAGATTTTGAAAAACTGGACTTACGTGTGGGCAAAGTTTTAGAAGCAGAAAAAGTTCCGAAAGCTGATAAATTATTGAAATTGACTGTTGATTTAGGTTTTGAAAAAAGAACTATACTAAGTGGTATTGCGGAGTATTATAGTCCGGAAGAATTAATTGGCAAACTCGTAACGGTAGTAGCTAATTTGGCTCCACGTAAAATACGTGGTATTGAAAGCCAGGGTATGTTATTAATGGCGGGTAACGACTTTGGCAAACTATACAGTGTAGGACCTGATAAAGATATTGAAGCAGGAAGTGTCGTAAAGTAA
- a CDS encoding SPFH domain-containing protein: MKNEIEFKGTAGFGMLFLLLAGIAACIVSMIMFKTLVLLVLLVALVMMLPGFYIIQPNESLVLTLFGKYAGTAKDNGFYWANPFLLKRKISLRARNLDSQPIKVNDKLGNPIMIGIVLVWRVADTFKAAFEINDYESFVRIQSESAIRKLAGTYPYDNFDDEQAEISLRSGNNEVHEELVNELTERLVIAGIEVVEARISNLSYAQEIAGAMLQRQQATAIVAARTKIVEGAVGMVELALKQLSAKQIIDLDDDKKAAMVSNLMVVLCSDKAANPVINTGTLHQ; this comes from the coding sequence ATGAAAAACGAAATTGAATTTAAAGGAACTGCTGGATTTGGAATGCTGTTTCTATTGTTGGCAGGTATTGCAGCCTGTATTGTAAGTATGATTATGTTTAAAACATTAGTATTGCTGGTTTTGCTTGTAGCATTGGTAATGATGTTGCCAGGTTTTTATATTATTCAACCCAATGAATCATTGGTATTAACCCTGTTTGGTAAATACGCAGGTACCGCAAAAGACAATGGTTTTTATTGGGCCAATCCATTTTTATTAAAAAGAAAAATTTCTTTACGTGCACGTAATTTAGATAGTCAGCCTATAAAAGTAAACGATAAACTAGGTAACCCAATTATGATTGGTATTGTATTAGTATGGCGCGTAGCCGATACCTTTAAAGCCGCCTTTGAAATAAACGATTATGAAAGCTTTGTAAGAATACAAAGCGAATCAGCTATTAGAAAATTAGCAGGTACTTATCCTTATGACAATTTTGATGATGAACAAGCAGAAATATCATTGCGTTCAGGAAACAACGAAGTGCATGAAGAATTAGTAAACGAATTAACTGAACGTTTGGTTATAGCCGGTATAGAAGTAGTAGAAGCACGTATCAGTAATTTATCGTATGCACAAGAAATAGCAGGAGCTATGTTGCAACGCCAGCAAGCTACAGCCATTGTAGCAGCAAGAACCAAAATTGTGGAAGGTGCAGTAGGTATGGTTGAGTTAGCTTTAAAACAATTGTCAGCCAAACAAATTATTGACTTAGATGATGATAAAAAAGCAGCCATGGTTAGTAATTTAATGGTTGTATTATGCAGTGATAAAGCGGCTAATCCTGTTATCAATACAGGTACTTTGCACCAATAA
- a CDS encoding carboxymuconolactone decarboxylase family protein, which yields MNKVEEFNTYREKMNEKILGSENLVLKRLFNLDSNTYAEGALSTQVKEMLGLVASMVLRCDDCIKYHLGKCHEAGVTTEQMFEIFAVANIVGGTIVIPHTRRAVEYWEELVG from the coding sequence ATGAATAAAGTAGAAGAATTTAACACCTACCGCGAAAAGATGAATGAAAAAATACTAGGCTCAGAAAACCTCGTATTGAAACGCTTATTTAATTTAGACAGTAATACCTATGCCGAAGGCGCATTGAGTACGCAGGTAAAAGAAATGTTAGGCCTCGTAGCCAGCATGGTTTTACGTTGTGATGATTGTATAAAGTACCATTTAGGCAAATGCCACGAAGCAGGAGTAACTACCGAACAAATGTTTGAAATATTTGCAGTAGCTAATATTGTTGGTGGCACCATTGTAATACCCCATACCCGCAGAGCCGTTGAGTATTGGGAAGAATTAGTAGGGTAG
- a CDS encoding TolC family protein produces MSKRMKFIYMGSVLMSLLFSACSTPSVVQKTESKKVPGSYDNNSPDSTNTSKVKWQKYFTDPFLNSLLDSALKNNQELNITLQEIEIARNEVRARKGEYLPSVGLGAGASLDKSGRYTSRGSSEANTDIKPGIATPDPLPNYMLGAYANWEVDIWSKLRNAKKAAFNRYMSTASGKNFLVTNLIAEIANSYYELLALDNQLDIIKQNIDIQSNALEIVRLQKQAGRVTELAVRRFEAQVLNTRSLQFGIQQKITETENRINFLIGRSPQTIERDAAAFGNLVPNTIYAGIPAQLLDNRPDIKQAELALTAAKLDVKSAKARFYPSLGITAGIGFQAFDASYLIKAPESLLYSLAGDLTAPLINRNGIKAAYYSANAKQIQAVYNYEQTILKAYVEVVNQLSNINNLNKTYDLKLQEVDALTQSVVISNNLFRSARADYMEVLLTQRDALEAKFELIDTKKQQMNAMVNIYRALGGGWN; encoded by the coding sequence ATGAGTAAGAGAATGAAATTTATATATATGGGTTCTGTACTTATGTCGTTATTATTTTCGGCTTGTTCAACACCATCTGTTGTTCAAAAAACAGAAAGCAAAAAGGTACCGGGGAGTTATGATAACAACTCCCCGGATAGTACCAATACATCAAAGGTAAAGTGGCAAAAATATTTTACTGATCCTTTCTTAAACTCGCTTCTTGACTCTGCATTGAAAAACAACCAGGAGTTAAATATTACTTTACAGGAAATTGAAATTGCCAGAAATGAAGTAAGAGCCAGAAAAGGTGAATACTTGCCGAGTGTAGGCTTGGGTGCCGGAGCAAGTTTAGATAAATCAGGGCGATATACCAGCAGAGGTTCCAGTGAAGCAAATACTGACATAAAACCCGGAATAGCTACACCTGACCCCTTGCCAAATTATATGTTAGGTGCTTATGCCAACTGGGAAGTTGATATTTGGAGCAAGTTACGTAATGCAAAAAAAGCTGCATTTAACAGGTATATGTCAACTGCCAGCGGGAAAAACTTTTTAGTAACTAACTTAATTGCTGAAATTGCCAATTCGTACTATGAATTACTGGCTCTTGATAATCAGTTGGACATTATTAAACAGAATATTGACATTCAAAGTAACGCATTGGAAATTGTAAGGCTACAAAAACAGGCCGGACGTGTTACTGAATTAGCTGTACGTAGGTTTGAAGCTCAGGTGTTGAATACCAGAAGTCTTCAATTTGGCATTCAACAAAAAATTACTGAAACAGAAAACCGAATTAATTTTTTGATAGGAAGGTCACCTCAAACGATTGAAAGGGATGCCGCTGCTTTCGGCAATTTGGTACCTAATACTATTTATGCGGGTATTCCGGCACAACTACTTGATAATCGTCCTGATATTAAACAAGCGGAACTAGCTTTGACTGCTGCTAAACTGGATGTAAAATCGGCTAAAGCCAGATTTTATCCTTCCTTAGGTATTACTGCAGGTATAGGTTTCCAAGCATTTGATGCAAGCTATTTAATTAAAGCCCCTGAGTCATTATTGTATTCGTTAGCTGGCGATCTAACTGCTCCATTGATAAACAGAAATGGAATTAAAGCTGCCTACTATAGTGCCAATGCAAAACAAATACAAGCTGTTTATAATTATGAGCAAACTATTTTAAAGGCTTATGTAGAAGTGGTAAACCAACTTTCGAACATTAATAACTTAAACAAAACCTACGATTTGAAATTGCAGGAAGTGGATGCATTAACACAATCGGTTGTTATTTCAAATAATTTATTCAGGTCGGCAAGGGCAGATTATATGGAAGTGTTGTTAACACAACGCGATGCATTGGAAGCTAAGTTTGAATTAATTGATACCAAGAAACAACAAATGAATGCTATGGTAAATATTTACCGTGCATTGGGTGGTGGCTGGAATTAG
- a CDS encoding efflux RND transporter permease subunit, giving the protein MFNKFLKRPVLAIVLSLVIIFMGVLAIKTLPTSQFPSIAPPMVMVTASYPGASAKSLAESVIIPLEQALNGAWGMKYMTSDATSAGEANIQIVFNLGTDPDQALVQVSNRVQQVLNRLPTLVQREGVVVTPIMPSMLMYVNLYSKDANANMKFLFNYAGVNMIPELQRLNGIGQAKILGSRQYAMRIWLNPDRMRAYNVSPDEIMTALSDQSIIGKPGRIGRGDGSRAEALEYVLAYSDRFNDPAQYENVIIRANANGEILRLKDMAKVVLGSEYYDIYSNLNGSPSAAIVLKQTYGSNASEVIEQVKTKLDELKKTFPPGMDYEISYDVSNFLDASTENVIHTLRDAFILVALVVFLFLGDWRSTLIPTLAVPVSLIGAFMFMQLFGLTINMITLFALVLAIGIVVDDAIVVVEAVHAKMEEEPHLSPYQAVQKVIREISGAVIAITLLMTAVFVPVAFMTGPVGIFYRQFAITMATSIVISGFVALTLTPVLCAMILKNNHGKPRKKTWLNRFLDKFNHAFDKLTGKYVGLLKLIVNRRVITFGILLAFGLGILGISQTLPSGFIPSEDQGMIYAIIQTPPGSTLERTNDVSSQLQKIVQKVEGVQSISSIAGYEVLTEGRGSNAGTCLINLKPWNERKHNVNEIIYELEEKSKAIPGATIEFFDPPAVPGYGAAGGFALQLLDKTNSGDYNQLEKVKNDFMKELAKRKELTGLFTFFSANYPQYEIEIDNKLAMQKGVSIGNAMNTLSIFVGSTYELGFIKFQRFFKVFVQAAPEFRRLPSDVMKLYVKNDRGEMVPFSAFMKIVKKQGANEINRYNMYNTAGIRGAPAKGYSSGEAIKAVQEVAAKTLPHGFDIDWAALSYDEVRRGNEALYIFIVVLIFVYFVLAAQYESFIIPLAVVFSLPAGVFGSFLLLKVMGLANDIYAQVGLVMLVGLLGKNAVLIVEFAMQKQREGASVLDAAIEGAKVRFRPILMTSFAFIAGLIPLILAHGAGAIGNRTIGSSALGGMLFGTIFGVIIVPGLYFIFGKLAEGRKLIKHEDENSLTEDFVHRVDNFPITEDDTNE; this is encoded by the coding sequence ATGTTCAATAAATTTCTGAAACGACCGGTACTCGCTATTGTACTATCGTTAGTAATTATTTTTATGGGTGTATTGGCTATTAAAACATTGCCAACATCGCAGTTCCCTTCCATTGCACCGCCAATGGTAATGGTAACTGCATCGTACCCAGGTGCTAGCGCAAAGTCGTTAGCCGAATCTGTTATTATTCCTTTAGAGCAAGCATTGAATGGTGCGTGGGGAATGAAATATATGACTTCCGATGCTACCAGTGCGGGTGAAGCCAATATTCAAATTGTATTTAATTTAGGCACCGACCCGGACCAGGCACTGGTGCAGGTTTCAAACAGGGTGCAGCAGGTGCTAAACAGGTTACCAACTTTGGTGCAAAGGGAAGGTGTTGTGGTAACTCCTATTATGCCGAGTATGTTAATGTATGTGAATCTTTACAGTAAGGATGCAAATGCTAACATGAAGTTCCTTTTTAACTACGCGGGTGTAAATATGATACCTGAATTACAGCGTTTAAATGGTATCGGGCAAGCTAAAATTTTAGGTAGCAGGCAGTATGCTATGCGTATATGGTTAAACCCTGACAGGATGAGGGCTTATAATGTATCGCCTGACGAAATAATGACTGCCTTAAGTGACCAAAGTATTATTGGTAAGCCGGGTAGGATTGGAAGAGGTGATGGAAGCAGGGCTGAAGCATTGGAATACGTATTGGCTTATTCTGATCGTTTTAACGACCCTGCACAATACGAAAATGTAATTATCAGGGCCAATGCAAACGGGGAAATTCTGCGTTTAAAAGACATGGCCAAAGTGGTTTTGGGAAGTGAGTATTACGATATTTATTCTAACCTGAACGGAAGTCCATCTGCAGCTATTGTACTGAAGCAAACTTATGGTAGTAATGCCAGCGAAGTAATTGAACAAGTAAAAACCAAACTGGATGAACTGAAAAAAACATTCCCGCCTGGTATGGATTATGAAATTAGTTATGACGTTTCTAATTTCCTTGATGCATCAACGGAAAATGTAATTCATACATTACGCGATGCGTTTATTTTGGTGGCATTGGTAGTGTTCTTGTTTCTGGGTGATTGGCGATCCACTTTAATTCCAACACTGGCAGTGCCTGTATCGTTAATTGGTGCCTTTATGTTTATGCAGCTCTTTGGACTGACAATTAATATGATTACACTCTTTGCCTTGGTACTGGCCATTGGTATTGTGGTGGATGATGCTATTGTGGTGGTGGAAGCCGTGCATGCTAAAATGGAAGAAGAGCCTCATTTATCGCCTTACCAAGCGGTACAAAAAGTAATCAGGGAAATTAGCGGAGCAGTAATAGCCATTACTTTATTAATGACCGCAGTATTTGTTCCTGTAGCATTTATGACTGGCCCTGTAGGTATTTTTTACAGACAATTTGCTATTACTATGGCTACTTCTATTGTTATTTCTGGCTTTGTAGCACTTACGCTTACACCTGTTCTTTGTGCTATGATTTTAAAAAACAACCATGGTAAACCAAGAAAGAAAACATGGCTGAACAGATTCTTAGATAAATTTAACCATGCGTTTGATAAACTAACCGGTAAGTATGTTGGCTTATTAAAATTAATAGTAAACAGAAGGGTTATTACCTTTGGTATATTATTGGCTTTTGGCTTGGGTATATTGGGTATTAGTCAAACGTTGCCTTCCGGATTTATTCCTAGCGAAGATCAGGGAATGATTTACGCTATTATTCAAACACCTCCAGGCTCTACTTTGGAAAGAACTAATGATGTATCAAGTCAATTGCAAAAAATTGTTCAAAAGGTGGAAGGAGTACAATCTATTTCCTCCATTGCGGGTTACGAGGTACTGACTGAAGGCAGGGGTTCAAATGCAGGAACTTGTTTGATTAACTTAAAACCATGGAACGAACGCAAGCATAATGTTAACGAAATTATTTATGAGTTAGAAGAAAAATCAAAAGCCATTCCGGGAGCAACCATTGAGTTTTTTGATCCACCGGCAGTGCCTGGTTACGGAGCAGCGGGAGGTTTTGCTTTGCAATTATTAGACAAGACCAACTCGGGTGATTACAACCAATTGGAAAAAGTAAAAAATGATTTCATGAAGGAGCTTGCGAAACGTAAAGAGTTAACAGGTTTATTTACTTTTTTCAGTGCTAACTATCCGCAATACGAAATAGAAATAGATAATAAGCTGGCTATGCAAAAAGGTGTTTCCATTGGCAATGCCATGAATACTTTATCCATTTTTGTAGGAAGTACTTATGAGCTCGGCTTTATTAAGTTTCAACGCTTTTTCAAAGTGTTTGTGCAAGCCGCTCCTGAATTTAGAAGGTTGCCTTCTGATGTAATGAAATTGTATGTAAAAAATGATCGTGGTGAAATGGTTCCATTTTCTGCCTTCATGAAAATTGTAAAGAAACAAGGTGCTAATGAAATAAACAGGTATAACATGTACAATACTGCTGGTATTAGAGGTGCTCCTGCTAAAGGATACAGTAGTGGTGAAGCTATAAAAGCAGTACAGGAAGTTGCCGCTAAAACATTGCCACATGGCTTTGATATTGATTGGGCAGCACTCTCGTACGATGAAGTAAGACGTGGAAATGAAGCACTTTACATTTTTATTGTGGTGCTGATATTTGTGTACTTTGTATTGGCGGCCCAGTACGAAAGTTTTATTATACCTTTAGCAGTAGTATTCTCATTACCCGCGGGTGTTTTTGGTTCGTTTTTATTACTGAAGGTAATGGGACTGGCCAATGATATTTATGCGCAGGTGGGCTTGGTGATGTTGGTTGGTTTATTAGGCAAGAATGCTGTTTTGATTGTAGAGTTTGCCATGCAAAAACAACGCGAAGGGGCTAGTGTTTTAGATGCTGCCATTGAAGGTGCTAAAGTGCGTTTCCGTCCCATTTTAATGACTTCTTTTGCTTTCATAGCCGGATTAATTCCGTTGATACTTGCCCATGGTGCAGGTGCAATTGGTAACAGAACTATTGGCTCATCGGCTTTAGGGGGCATGCTTTTCGGAACCATTTTCGGGGTAATCATCGTCCCCGGATTGTACTTTATTTTTGGCAAACTGGCTGAAGGTAGAAAACTAATAAAACACGAAGATGAAAATTCATTAACCGAGGATTTTGTTCACAGAGTTGACAATTTCCCAATAACTGAAGATGACACTAATGAGTAA
- a CDS encoding Arc family DNA-binding protein, whose translation MAEKDEKKPFALRLSKEMMECIEKWAADEFRSTNGQIEYILNKALKEAGRQKKKSIDNSK comes from the coding sequence ATGGCCGAAAAAGACGAGAAAAAACCTTTTGCTTTACGCTTAAGTAAAGAAATGATGGAGTGCATTGAAAAATGGGCTGCTGACGAATTTCGTAGTACCAACGGGCAAATAGAATACATATTGAACAAAGCTTTAAAAGAAGCCGGAAGACAAAAGAAAAAGTCCATAGACAATAGTAAATAG
- a CDS encoding alpha/beta hydrolase has product MYRINSEINKLTGLKVICVAVFLLLLLCKLSAQTAYGNNKEAGQYITLNGVKHYYEVYGNGKPLLLIHGNSTGIKGWVAQIEFFSKKYKVYAIDCRGRGNSDLGKDSLTFKQTAHDMATFIELLKLDSVNVIGKSDGGIVALMMGIYYPQHIHKMVAFSANLWPDTTTLLPETFTDIHNERVHAEKMLAMKDTTQNWYLTKLRNRLMEFQPHIALWDLQKIQVPVLVLSCDRDVVKEEHTLLIYKNIPKANLAILPNETHSVAKQNPGLFNTTIERFLAEPFKGYSRRFER; this is encoded by the coding sequence ATGTATAGAATTAATTCTGAAATCAATAAACTAACAGGCTTAAAAGTAATATGCGTTGCTGTGTTTTTGCTATTACTATTGTGTAAACTATCAGCCCAGACAGCTTACGGCAATAACAAGGAAGCGGGGCAATACATTACTTTAAATGGTGTAAAACATTATTACGAAGTATATGGAAACGGGAAACCTTTATTGCTTATTCATGGTAACAGTACGGGCATAAAAGGTTGGGTTGCTCAAATTGAATTCTTTTCAAAAAAGTACAAAGTGTATGCTATTGATTGCAGAGGCAGGGGAAATTCGGACCTTGGGAAGGATAGCTTAACCTTTAAACAAACTGCGCATGATATGGCTACTTTTATTGAATTACTAAAACTTGATTCGGTAAATGTAATTGGTAAAAGTGATGGCGGTATAGTAGCATTGATGATGGGTATTTATTATCCTCAACACATTCATAAAATGGTAGCGTTCAGTGCTAATTTGTGGCCCGACACCACAACGCTGCTTCCTGAAACTTTTACAGACATACACAATGAAAGGGTACATGCTGAAAAAATGCTGGCAATGAAAGATACTACTCAGAACTGGTACTTAACTAAATTACGAAACAGACTGATGGAGTTTCAGCCACATATTGCACTATGGGACTTACAAAAAATACAGGTTCCTGTTTTGGTATTATCGTGCGACAGGGATGTGGTAAAGGAAGAGCATACTTTACTTATTTACAAAAATATACCAAAGGCTAACCTGGCTATTTTGCCTAATGAAACTCATTCTGTAGCCAAACAAAATCCGGGTTTATTCAATACCACCATTGAGCGTTTTTTAGCTGAGCCGTTTAAAGGCTACAGCCGAAGATTTGAACGATAA
- a CDS encoding GNAT family N-acetyltransferase, producing the protein MKEINDEFSMPVSYPNYKPKQPDHYWIALEEDKVVGSVALNIEEGFIVLKRMFLKQAHRGKEKGISNQLMQTVFNWCNEHNVNTIYLGTMEQFIAAQKFYKYYGFIKITQQELPSNFSHNPIDNVFYKLVLQKTYN; encoded by the coding sequence ATGAAAGAAATTAATGATGAGTTTAGTATGCCTGTTTCTTACCCTAACTATAAACCAAAACAGCCTGACCATTATTGGATAGCTTTGGAGGAGGATAAAGTAGTCGGTTCTGTTGCTTTAAATATTGAAGAAGGCTTTATAGTTTTAAAACGTATGTTTTTAAAGCAAGCGCATCGTGGGAAAGAAAAAGGTATATCCAACCAATTGATGCAAACTGTTTTTAACTGGTGTAATGAACATAATGTAAATACTATTTATTTAGGCACTATGGAACAATTTATTGCTGCACAAAAATTTTACAAGTATTATGGTTTTATAAAAATAACACAACAGGAATTGCCTAGTAACTTTTCGCATAATCCCATTGACAATGTTTTTTATAAGTTGGTACTCCAAAAAACTTATAATTAA